A genomic window from Paenibacillus sp. FSL K6-0276 includes:
- a CDS encoding glycosyltransferase family 2 protein: protein MWLLMVIGVGCLSGFILFRKNTLPVCHELPQGLERLSIIIPARNEEYNLRYLLDSLQSQTITPYEIIVVDDFSEDRTKEIAESYGVKVIANSSLPEGWTGKSWAVWNGYLQATGDIFAFLDADIRLKPNALASLLTARELSKGVISVVPFHHTEKLFEKLALIMNMLGIFTFTSVFERNNAKKGLYGSCILALRQDYEKVNGHQSIRSEVLDDLSLGEKFIAAGIPIRNFIGYGLVSFRMYPKGIKSEIEGFSKGAVLSTSTISPRTIIPIALWVGGLIVSETVFIFANTSWGLPLLIGYLLYMFQLFYFIKYVGIFGIVIPVFHVVATLFFILIMLYSIYQVVFLRHVSWKGRHIQVGGHRD from the coding sequence ATGTGGTTGTTAATGGTTATAGGAGTTGGATGTCTCTCCGGTTTTATTTTGTTCAGAAAGAATACTTTGCCCGTCTGTCATGAGCTTCCTCAAGGACTGGAGAGATTGTCCATCATCATTCCCGCAAGGAATGAAGAATATAATTTACGTTACCTGCTCGATTCACTTCAGTCTCAAACCATTACACCCTATGAAATTATTGTTGTGGATGACTTCTCGGAGGATCGGACCAAAGAAATTGCCGAGAGCTATGGGGTTAAGGTTATTGCGAACAGCAGTCTCCCTGAGGGATGGACAGGTAAGAGCTGGGCAGTCTGGAATGGATATTTACAAGCCACAGGCGATATTTTTGCTTTTCTGGATGCGGATATCCGATTAAAGCCTAACGCTTTGGCGTCATTGTTAACAGCAAGGGAGCTATCGAAAGGCGTCATTTCGGTAGTTCCTTTTCATCATACAGAAAAGCTGTTTGAGAAGCTCGCCTTAATTATGAATATGCTGGGGATCTTCACGTTCACCTCTGTTTTTGAAAGGAATAACGCCAAAAAAGGGCTGTACGGTTCGTGTATCCTGGCTTTAAGGCAGGATTATGAAAAAGTTAATGGTCATCAAAGCATTAGATCTGAAGTGCTGGATGATTTGTCTTTAGGAGAGAAGTTTATCGCGGCAGGTATTCCTATTAGAAATTTTATCGGGTATGGCTTAGTTTCGTTTCGCATGTATCCGAAGGGGATAAAGAGTGAAATTGAAGGATTTAGTAAAGGTGCTGTCTTAAGTACTTCAACGATAAGTCCGCGAACGATTATTCCAATCGCACTTTGGGTGGGCGGGCTTATCGTCTCAGAAACCGTGTTTATTTTTGCGAATACTTCATGGGGATTGCCGTTACTCATTGGTTATCTCCTTTATATGTTCCAGCTCTTTTATTTTATAAAATATGTAGGTATATTTGGCATCGTTATTCCTGTATTTCACGTGGTTGCTACCCTTTTCTTTATCTTGATCATGCTTTATTCGATATATCAGGTCGTTTTTCTGAGGCATGTAAGCTGGAAAGGAAGGCATATCCAGGTGGGAGGCCATAGGGACTAA
- a CDS encoding glycerol-3-phosphate acyltransferase translates to MIILWVAGLFLSGSLMFSYWLGLARKKNLKVIGDGNPGALNLWKSSGYKLGVLGIVLDFLKGYLPLLWVMGSHYSQGYLIVPLALAPIVGHAFSPFLKGKGGKAIAVTFGVWSALTGFKASLALAVILAVLKVLSSWYKSRGKSPVSDGVQVVSGMLLLSVFLYISKWSAPILWVWFGNLVILAYTHRLEWSTWIRKHSTRERKGT, encoded by the coding sequence ATGATCATATTGTGGGTCGCGGGTTTATTCTTGTCGGGATCTCTTATGTTTTCCTATTGGCTTGGACTAGCGCGTAAAAAGAATCTAAAAGTCATAGGCGACGGTAATCCGGGAGCTTTAAATCTTTGGAAATCGTCCGGTTATAAATTAGGCGTTTTGGGGATTGTATTGGATTTTCTAAAAGGGTATTTGCCACTTCTATGGGTGATGGGAAGTCATTATAGTCAGGGGTATCTCATTGTTCCGTTAGCTTTAGCTCCCATTGTGGGTCATGCCTTTTCTCCCTTTCTTAAAGGAAAAGGTGGGAAGGCAATTGCCGTAACCTTTGGGGTATGGAGTGCATTGACGGGATTTAAAGCCTCCTTAGCGTTAGCAGTGATTCTAGCTGTGTTGAAAGTACTGAGTAGCTGGTACAAAAGCAGAGGCAAATCTCCTGTATCGGATGGTGTGCAAGTGGTTAGTGGAATGTTGCTTCTTTCCGTTTTTTTGTATATCAGTAAGTGGTCTGCTCCTATCTTATGGGTATGGTTTGGGAATTTAGTGATCCTAGCGTATACGCACAGATTAGAATGGAGTACATGGATAAGGAAGCATTCAACAAGGGAACGAAAAGGAACATAA
- a CDS encoding HAD-IIIA family hydrolase — protein sequence MTTSEIQAVFIDRDGTIGGSEEVIFPGSFELFPFTTDSLRTLKNADILIFSFTNQPGVSRGDAQFDDFQDELTSFGFDKAFICPHQHGEGCTCRKPSPDMLIQAALEYGLKLKNCVVIGDRWTDMIAAQRAGCMKVLVKTGSGEKDMAKYRSNQFFGEWLEAVPDYIAEDLSDAVKWIIMK from the coding sequence ATGACAACTTCGGAAATACAAGCCGTTTTCATTGATAGGGATGGAACAATTGGTGGTTCAGAAGAAGTTATTTTTCCTGGATCATTTGAATTATTTCCATTCACTACCGATTCTTTGAGAACATTGAAGAATGCCGATATACTAATCTTTTCGTTTACAAATCAACCTGGAGTATCTCGTGGAGATGCGCAGTTTGATGATTTCCAGGATGAACTCACTTCGTTTGGTTTTGACAAAGCTTTTATTTGCCCACACCAACATGGAGAGGGATGTACCTGTCGAAAGCCCTCGCCAGACATGCTTATTCAAGCAGCGCTAGAGTATGGTCTGAAGTTGAAGAATTGCGTTGTTATTGGTGATAGATGGACGGATATGATTGCGGCTCAAAGGGCAGGATGTATGAAAGTTTTGGTGAAGACGGGTTCGGGAGAAAAGGATATGGCTAAATATCGTAGTAATCAATTCTTCGGAGAATGGCTTGAAGCTGTGCCAGATTACATAGCAGAGGATTTATCAGATGCTGTTAAATGGATCATCATGAAGTAA
- a CDS encoding NIPSNAP family protein, translating into MFYRRKFYIVKNEFVDIFNAHFNETNLPNQIKHGAQLVGRWMVPSNESTTEIFAIWEYDSYEKYKEIETIVRGDIEHRNRINKWYEENGGREYVYRQCILEVKNEQIFSTLMKNEFTNHEVQFWLKN; encoded by the coding sequence TTGTTTTATAGAAGGAAGTTTTACATTGTAAAAAATGAGTTTGTTGATATTTTTAATGCACATTTTAATGAAACTAATTTGCCGAATCAGATTAAACATGGGGCTCAACTAGTTGGAAGATGGATGGTACCGAGTAATGAATCAACCACTGAAATATTCGCTATTTGGGAGTACGACAGTTATGAAAAGTACAAGGAAATAGAAACGATTGTTAGAGGGGACATTGAACACAGAAATCGAATAAATAAGTGGTATGAAGAAAATGGTGGTAGAGAATACGTTTATAGGCAGTGTATTTTAGAGGTTAAAAACGAGCAGATATTTTCTACTTTGATGAAGAATGAATTCACTAATCATGAAGTGCAATTTTGGCTTAAGAACTAA
- a CDS encoding GNAT family N-acetyltransferase, which yields MVSIVQMILNDSYKIRDIDRSETIKLKYKLKNGVLEEIKSPHECPRWKEDIYLEIISRYEYELTNGGTAFGAFDGDKLVGFGVLAHKLRGYDNDRLQIDLMYVTREYRRRGIGSFIMESLSTVAIEKGAKYLYISSTETESAVKYYTSHGSAITSEIDSELFEKEPNDIHMLKKL from the coding sequence ATGGTTTCAATTGTTCAAATGATACTTAATGATTCTTATAAAATTCGTGACATCGACCGTTCGGAAACAATCAAATTGAAGTACAAATTAAAGAACGGGGTACTTGAAGAAATAAAATCACCACATGAATGTCCCAGATGGAAAGAAGATATTTATCTAGAGATAATATCCCGATATGAATATGAACTCACCAACGGTGGTACGGCTTTTGGAGCATTTGACGGAGATAAATTGGTCGGGTTTGGTGTCTTAGCTCATAAGTTGAGGGGTTATGATAATGATAGGCTTCAGATTGACCTTATGTATGTGACACGGGAATATCGAAGAAGAGGAATCGGTAGCTTTATTATGGAATCACTGAGTACAGTAGCAATTGAAAAAGGGGCGAAGTACTTATATATATCGTCTACCGAGACTGAATCTGCGGTGAAGTATTATACTAGTCATGGTTCAGCTATTACATCAGAGATTGATTCGGAATTATTTGAAAAAGAACCTAATGACATTCACATGCTAAAGAAATTATAA
- a CDS encoding GNAT family N-acetyltransferase produces MQFKLYTDVHEFYINTYDVLMRHEAQNLIPLGNIIIGHEGRDKTDWRDPVNWLMATISDAKGIQLTAIMTPPHNITLYATDNIINPEAINCLIDGLKDREIPGVTTEKTLAEYFAKEYTLRKGITFKTTMSQRIYELTAVNPDIQEVGIVRLLDEKDIHFFPYWAEAFYAAGSYGKTEMSIPQDADPYLYRIASKKIYILEDNGIPVSMAGYTRVMQTAIGVAFVYTPPYERRKGYATSIVAQISQLALDKGFTKCVLYTDLANPTSNSIYQKIGYMPICDSLQLKFE; encoded by the coding sequence ATGCAATTCAAGTTGTATACGGATGTGCATGAGTTTTACATTAATACCTATGATGTGCTGATGCGTCATGAAGCACAAAATTTGATTCCTCTTGGAAATATCATAATTGGGCATGAAGGAAGAGACAAAACAGATTGGCGTGACCCTGTAAATTGGCTTATGGCAACTATTTCGGATGCTAAGGGCATACAACTTACCGCCATAATGACACCGCCACACAATATTACGCTTTATGCAACAGACAACATAATTAACCCAGAAGCTATAAACTGTCTGATAGATGGGCTGAAAGACCGTGAAATTCCAGGTGTGACAACCGAAAAAACCTTGGCAGAGTATTTTGCCAAAGAATATACCTTGCGCAAGGGAATAACTTTTAAAACAACCATGAGCCAACGTATATATGAACTTACGGCAGTAAACCCAGACATTCAAGAGGTTGGTATCGTTCGATTGCTAGATGAAAAGGATATTCACTTTTTCCCATACTGGGCTGAAGCATTTTATGCAGCGGGGAGTTATGGCAAAACAGAAATGTCCATCCCGCAAGATGCAGACCCTTACCTCTACCGAATAGCATCGAAAAAAATCTATATTTTAGAGGACAACGGGATACCCGTTTCTATGGCAGGATATACAAGGGTAATGCAGACGGCTATTGGCGTGGCATTTGTATATACCCCTCCATATGAGCGCAGGAAGGGTTACGCTACTTCAATTGTGGCGCAAATAAGCCAACTTGCATTGGATAAAGGATTTACTAAGTGCGTCTTATATACGGACTTAGCAAATCCCACATCTAATAGCATCTATCAAAAGATAGGCTATATGCCAATTTGTGATTCGCTCCAGTTAAAATTTGAATAG
- a CDS encoding DeoR/GlpR family DNA-binding transcription regulator yields MFAEERREKIQALLNVEKRVMVKDLAEKFQVSIDSIRRDLSIMEEQGLLKKTHGGAIPSTKVRQAPPPPEIRYGEGTPQGNAIAKLAVSYIRESDTVFIGSGSLSYVLLKHLPEQMPLTIVTNSMRVADSLRERQWIETYLIGGRVKPSGNITDVLATEFIRLFKFDVSFVTGGGISEEGIFVATPEVGAFGRAVSVASRRCIGIATHQSLGNEGFAKAGRIEDLDLLITDEDADPEAVEQIQALGVKVIVAQLEEK; encoded by the coding sequence ATGTTTGCTGAAGAGCGTCGGGAAAAAATCCAAGCATTATTGAATGTAGAAAAACGTGTAATGGTCAAAGACTTAGCGGAAAAGTTCCAGGTTTCCATCGATTCAATCAGGCGTGACCTCTCCATTATGGAGGAACAGGGATTGCTCAAGAAAACCCACGGCGGAGCGATTCCATCCACGAAGGTTCGACAAGCCCCACCTCCACCAGAAATCCGATACGGCGAAGGAACTCCGCAAGGTAATGCGATTGCTAAGCTTGCTGTATCGTATATTCGGGAAAGCGATACTGTATTTATTGGAAGCGGATCTTTATCTTATGTGCTATTGAAGCATCTGCCTGAACAAATGCCACTTACAATCGTTACAAATAGCATGCGGGTAGCCGATTCTTTAAGGGAACGACAATGGATTGAAACCTACCTAATTGGTGGTCGGGTAAAGCCGTCAGGAAATATTACTGACGTTCTAGCGACAGAATTTATCCGTCTGTTTAAGTTTGATGTCAGCTTCGTCACTGGAGGAGGCATCTCGGAGGAAGGGATTTTTGTGGCCACTCCTGAAGTAGGGGCATTCGGTCGGGCGGTATCTGTTGCATCCCGTCGGTGCATCGGAATTGCCACGCACCAATCTCTTGGCAACGAAGGGTTTGCGAAAGCTGGCCGGATTGAAGATTTAGATCTGTTAATTACTGATGAGGATGCAGATCCGGAGGCAGTCGAACAAATTCAAGCACTTGGCGTTAAGGTGATCGTAGCCCAGCTAGAGGAAAAATGA
- a CDS encoding methyl-accepting chemotaxis protein, with protein MDLPLPAIVAVWTFEDLGIAVTSLNEQSQQIGTIVSTIKGISEQTNLLALNAAIEAARSGEDGRGFAVVASEVRKLAGQTSEAAERVSGMIEEIRLSIGNAHQSMSKGQNEVAAGVQAIDDTGKAFERILQATRAIVDQVKESSSASQQMYASSEQISAAVMEVEQVSLNTASAAQTVSTAVEEQIASMKDIAASARKLQEGSDEMRALVNQFKLG; from the coding sequence ATCGACCTTCCTCTCCCAGCCATAGTAGCAGTATGGACGTTTGAAGATTTAGGGATCGCCGTTACTAGTCTAAATGAGCAGTCTCAACAAATAGGCACCATTGTCAGCACCATTAAAGGAATATCTGAGCAAACGAACTTGTTAGCGCTTAATGCGGCAATTGAAGCTGCCCGATCAGGTGAAGATGGGAGAGGATTTGCAGTGGTTGCTAGTGAAGTTCGCAAATTGGCTGGCCAGACAAGTGAAGCAGCCGAGCGAGTTTCTGGGATGATTGAAGAAATTAGATTGAGCATTGGAAATGCCCATCAATCCATGAGTAAAGGTCAAAATGAAGTCGCAGCAGGGGTTCAAGCGATTGATGATACGGGTAAAGCATTTGAACGTATTTTGCAGGCCACCCGGGCCATCGTAGATCAGGTAAAAGAATCCTCGTCCGCCTCACAACAGATGTACGCAAGTTCTGAACAAATATCTGCTGCGGTGATGGAGGTCGAGCAGGTTTCATTGAACACAGCTTCGGCTGCACAGACTGTATCTACTGCTGTTGAGGAACAGATTGCTTCCATGAAGGACATTGCGGCATCTGCTCGCAAGCTGCAAGAGGGTTCGGATGAGATGCGTGCTTTAGTAAATCAGTTTAAATTGGGATAG
- a CDS encoding MFS transporter, whose product MATFFLIIIYLAFISLGLPDSLLGSAWPVMRVDLNASLGTAGILSMVIAVGTIVSSLMSGTILKRFGTGKVTLVSCIMTAVALLGFAWSPSLVWLIVAAVPLGLGAGSVDAGLNSYVATHYKAHHMSWLHCFWGVGATLGPIIMGSFISGEGLWRQGYLTVAYIQLSLVIILFVTLPLWDRVAGSNSNPNAESDQELNHPELEQAAENTKPWKLRGVKLAMLTFLFYSAIETSMGLWGSSFLVNIKDIPASTAATWVSFFYLGITFGRMVTGFITFRMSNKKLIRYGQLIALIGTVLLVLPLPTIVSLVGFMIIGLGLAPIFPCMLHETPVRFGKKHAQSIMGFQMATAYTGTTLMPPFIGLLASNFTLGIFPAIIVFFAIVMLLCTEKLNKYSAKVNVG is encoded by the coding sequence ATGGCAACTTTTTTTCTTATTATTATTTATTTAGCATTTATTAGTTTAGGACTGCCAGATTCATTGCTTGGATCCGCATGGCCGGTAATGAGAGTGGACTTAAATGCTTCATTAGGTACTGCTGGAATCCTTTCGATGGTTATTGCAGTAGGCACAATTGTCTCCAGTTTGATGAGTGGTACAATCCTTAAACGTTTTGGTACGGGGAAAGTGACCCTTGTAAGCTGTATTATGACGGCTGTAGCTTTACTTGGTTTTGCATGGTCACCTTCGTTAGTATGGCTAATTGTTGCTGCGGTTCCACTCGGTTTAGGTGCGGGATCTGTAGATGCCGGATTAAACAGTTATGTTGCTACGCACTATAAAGCCCATCATATGAGTTGGTTACATTGTTTCTGGGGAGTAGGCGCTACGCTGGGTCCTATTATTATGGGATCTTTTATCTCTGGTGAAGGTTTATGGCGACAAGGTTATCTTACAGTTGCTTACATTCAATTGAGCTTAGTTATTATTCTGTTCGTTACGTTGCCTTTGTGGGATAGAGTGGCTGGAAGCAACAGCAACCCGAATGCTGAAAGCGATCAAGAGTTAAATCATCCGGAGCTAGAGCAAGCCGCTGAGAATACAAAACCTTGGAAATTAAGAGGGGTTAAACTTGCGATGTTAACCTTCTTATTTTATTCTGCCATCGAAACGAGTATGGGGCTTTGGGGGAGTAGTTTTCTTGTGAATATCAAAGACATCCCTGCATCAACTGCAGCGACATGGGTGTCGTTTTTTTATCTAGGGATTACCTTTGGCAGAATGGTGACGGGTTTCATCACTTTTAGAATGAGTAATAAAAAGCTAATTCGATATGGTCAACTCATTGCTTTAATCGGTACAGTGCTGTTAGTGTTACCACTTCCCACAATAGTTTCGCTGGTAGGATTTATGATTATAGGTCTGGGGTTAGCCCCCATTTTCCCATGTATGCTACATGAAACCCCTGTACGTTTCGGGAAGAAGCATGCCCAGTCGATTATGGGCTTTCAGATGGCAACAGCTTATACTGGTACCACGCTGATGCCACCTTTTATCGGCTTACTGGCATCGAATTTTACGCTGGGTATTTTCCCTGCGATTATCGTTTTCTTCGCTATCGTCATGCTCTTATGTACAGAAAAGCTTAATAAATACTCAGCTAAAGTAAATGTAGGTTAA
- a CDS encoding IS110 family transposase, with the protein MEIVVERACGMDIYKDNITTCILTSNGKEIQTFSTKTVFLLQLIDWIKQHECTHVAMESTGVFWKPIVNLLEAEGIEFLVVNAQHMKALPGRKTDVKDSESIAKLLRHGLLKASFIPDRNQRELRELVRYRRSIIEERARQHNRIQKVLEAAHSVAASKNYLGAMYRRTAARKGRKRAAVSVAHAMLRIAYYLLTREEMYLDLGEDYFDKQKQQSIVKYSVRRLENLGYSVTIAKVS; encoded by the coding sequence GTGGAAATCGTAGTTGAACGGGCATGTGGTATGGATATTTATAAGGATAATATTACCACATGTATTCTAACGTCTAACGGAAAGGAGATTCAAACGTTTTCAACTAAAACTGTGTTTCTATTACAATTAATTGACTGGATTAAACAGCATGAATGTACTCACGTTGCTATGGAAAGCACGGGTGTATTTTGGAAGCCTATTGTTAATTTACTTGAAGCCGAAGGAATTGAATTTTTAGTGGTGAATGCCCAGCATATGAAAGCTTTACCTGGACGTAAAACAGATGTCAAGGACTCAGAATCGATTGCAAAGCTTCTTCGTCATGGGCTGCTTAAAGCAAGTTTCATTCCAGATCGAAATCAACGGGAGCTTCGAGAACTTGTTCGATATCGTCGTAGTATCATTGAAGAACGGGCTAGACAACATAACCGAATTCAAAAAGTGTTAGAAGCAGCCCATTCTGTTGCAGCGTCAAAGAACTATCTCGGTGCCATGTATAGACGAACAGCAGCGCGAAAAGGAAGGAAACGAGCAGCGGTCTCTGTTGCACATGCTATGTTGAGAATAGCCTACTATCTGTTAACACGTGAAGAAATGTATTTGGACCTAGGAGAAGACTACTTTGACAAACAGAAGCAACAATCTATTGTGAAATACTCAGTTCGACGACTAGAAAACTTAGGTTATTCTGTAACTATTGCAAAAGTCTCTTAA
- a CDS encoding MFS transporter: MVSSNLSKFQRWIVLAIVSSALFMIVIDMTVLYSVLPRLTHDLAASASEKLWIVNIYPLVMAGLLLGLGTLGDRLGHKKLFVMGLTIFGMASLIAAYAPTPLVLIAARTLLAIGAAMMMPATLSIIRTTFSDERERSLAVGIWASVSSVGAGMGPLIGGLLLEHFWWGSVFLINIPIVILALILTILLIPNLKGNRNKKWDFIGSVQIMIGLVGLVYAIKEISRREGSYVVALLSAVIGVVAMILFMRHQRKSQNPLIDFTLFKDSRFSTGVATALLSCFALIGMELIVTQRLQLILGYSPLEAGLYVVFTSIASFISGILIGLVLHRVDKVKVQWVCLLVSGIGMGALLLFHDGSIFLQFAALMILGAGLGGAMTAASNSIMLNVPVEKAGMAASIEEVSFELGSTLSITLLGSLASFIYTASLVLPDGLTVPPFVRDSLDEALLAAENMPTAAGSTLVEAAQSAFDKSFIVVLATATFLLLASALIIRAVSKRKSSIIEH; the protein is encoded by the coding sequence ATGGTTTCATCAAATCTATCTAAATTTCAACGCTGGATCGTGCTGGCGATTGTGTCCAGCGCACTATTTATGATTGTCATCGACATGACCGTACTTTATTCAGTTCTACCACGACTAACGCATGATCTTGCTGCTTCTGCTTCGGAAAAACTATGGATAGTAAATATTTATCCACTCGTAATGGCAGGATTATTACTCGGTCTAGGAACACTAGGCGATCGTCTTGGGCATAAAAAACTCTTCGTTATGGGTCTTACTATCTTTGGGATGGCTTCACTGATCGCTGCTTACGCGCCGACACCTCTTGTTCTTATTGCTGCGCGTACCCTGCTTGCTATTGGTGCAGCCATGATGATGCCTGCAACACTCTCCATTATTCGAACTACCTTTTCAGATGAGCGTGAGCGTTCATTGGCCGTTGGTATTTGGGCATCTGTCTCCTCTGTCGGTGCGGGAATGGGTCCGCTCATCGGCGGCTTATTATTGGAACATTTCTGGTGGGGATCAGTGTTTCTCATCAATATTCCTATAGTTATTCTCGCACTGATCTTGACCATCTTACTAATCCCAAATCTTAAAGGAAATAGGAATAAAAAATGGGATTTCATTGGTTCCGTTCAAATTATGATCGGTTTAGTTGGGCTTGTTTATGCTATTAAGGAGATCAGCAGACGTGAAGGCTCATATGTAGTCGCTTTGTTATCTGCCGTGATTGGTGTCGTAGCTATGATCTTATTTATGCGCCATCAACGTAAGAGCCAGAATCCATTAATAGATTTTACACTCTTTAAAGATTCACGCTTTTCTACTGGAGTGGCTACAGCTCTATTGTCTTGTTTCGCACTAATTGGAATGGAACTGATCGTCACCCAGCGGCTCCAACTTATTCTTGGGTATTCACCTTTAGAAGCGGGTTTGTACGTTGTATTTACTTCGATAGCGTCCTTCATCTCAGGGATACTAATCGGATTAGTGTTGCATCGTGTTGACAAGGTAAAAGTACAGTGGGTCTGTCTGTTAGTGTCAGGTATAGGAATGGGAGCCCTTCTACTCTTCCATGATGGGAGTATATTCTTACAGTTCGCAGCCTTAATGATTCTGGGTGCAGGTCTTGGGGGTGCGATGACAGCCGCCTCAAATTCAATCATGCTAAATGTCCCTGTCGAAAAAGCTGGCATGGCAGCATCTATAGAGGAAGTATCGTTCGAACTTGGAAGCACTCTAAGTATTACGCTTTTGGGCAGTCTTGCGTCATTCATCTATACTGCATCATTAGTTCTCCCTGATGGGTTAACAGTCCCACCGTTCGTTCGTGACAGCCTTGACGAAGCTCTTCTAGCCGCAGAAAACATGCCTACCGCAGCTGGATCCACACTCGTTGAAGCCGCACAATCGGCTTTTGATAAGTCGTTTATAGTTGTCCTTGCCACTGCAACATTCCTACTTTTAGCTTCTGCGTTAATAATCCGTGCTGTGTCAAAGCGTAAATCATCAATCATTGAACACTAA
- a CDS encoding 2'-5' RNA ligase family protein, which yields MQYFIGIVPPDEYKEQIAAFRNRWASNRLQAVVEPHITVKAQGGLTEDMHWLENVRGTCSSVQCFQLSLSEPGSFGNAVTFLSVESKDVYDLHKRLVDTVSPSPELIKRYLELDRFHPHLTLGQTYWGMNEAEIEEMKQSAMHALVPFPTFNVKFVRVYKEIEPNKYVPFEDIKFGH from the coding sequence ATGCAATATTTCATAGGTATTGTTCCTCCTGATGAATACAAAGAACAAATCGCGGCATTTCGTAATCGTTGGGCTAGTAATCGTCTTCAGGCTGTTGTAGAGCCTCACATTACTGTCAAAGCGCAAGGAGGGCTTACGGAAGATATGCACTGGCTTGAAAATGTAAGGGGTACTTGTTCATCGGTCCAATGCTTTCAGTTGTCACTCTCAGAGCCAGGATCATTTGGGAATGCCGTTACATTCCTTAGCGTTGAATCGAAAGATGTATATGATTTACACAAGCGACTGGTAGATACGGTATCACCATCACCTGAACTTATCAAACGTTACCTGGAATTGGATCGCTTCCATCCTCATTTGACCTTGGGGCAAACCTATTGGGGCATGAACGAAGCAGAGATTGAAGAAATGAAGCAATCAGCGATGCACGCTCTTGTTCCCTTTCCGACCTTTAACGTGAAATTTGTGCGTGTATATAAAGAAATTGAACCAAACAAGTACGTACCTTTTGAAGATATCAAATTTGGACACTAA
- a CDS encoding ROK family protein: protein MASDKRLPSQQMKSEIIRNIRTALLELGRATKAELSQRLQYSFPTISKFLMQMEETGEVTIIGLDESSGGRRAIRYAYNPNYRLGMAIFLEKNETNYTIYNCIGDVIKEGNLPSILEEDVSKLVTLIEVEKKANPKIHSVAIGVPGAVKHGKIFLIPGYEKYQNLDLKRCIEDQLSIPTIVENDMNAAVIGYMTQRNLKESISLMYLYLGKNGPGAGIAVNGEIVRGKTFFSGEVQFVPQYDNRNFIDALTLTRNTGGSRMRLDHRVDAISRLVATITSILNPHYIIFCEDELDPAMLNQIEDRTATYVPKEHLPELGVSDLKRDYLNGLQSLGLGLLVSQQID from the coding sequence ATGGCAAGTGATAAACGACTTCCTTCACAGCAAATGAAATCTGAAATTATTCGAAATATTCGAACAGCATTATTAGAATTAGGAAGAGCTACGAAAGCGGAGTTAAGTCAAAGATTACAATACAGTTTTCCAACGATCAGTAAATTTCTAATGCAGATGGAAGAGACCGGAGAAGTAACGATCATCGGTCTTGATGAGTCAAGTGGTGGAAGAAGGGCGATAAGATACGCCTATAATCCGAATTATCGATTAGGGATGGCTATTTTTTTGGAAAAAAATGAAACGAATTATACCATCTATAATTGCATTGGTGATGTAATAAAAGAAGGGAATTTGCCCAGTATTCTTGAGGAAGATGTAAGTAAACTGGTCACGCTTATAGAAGTTGAAAAAAAAGCCAATCCAAAGATTCATTCTGTGGCTATTGGTGTTCCAGGCGCGGTGAAACATGGGAAGATTTTTCTGATCCCAGGCTATGAGAAATATCAGAATCTAGATTTGAAAAGATGTATAGAAGATCAGCTCTCTATCCCGACGATCGTGGAAAACGATATGAATGCTGCTGTAATCGGCTATATGACGCAAAGAAATTTGAAGGAAAGTATTTCTCTGATGTATTTGTATTTAGGGAAAAATGGTCCGGGAGCAGGGATAGCGGTTAATGGTGAAATTGTTCGAGGAAAGACGTTTTTTTCAGGGGAAGTTCAATTTGTACCCCAGTATGACAATAGAAATTTCATAGATGCATTAACATTAACTCGAAATACTGGTGGATCTAGGATGCGGTTGGATCATAGAGTGGATGCAATTAGTCGATTAGTGGCTACAATCACCTCTATTTTGAATCCGCATTATATTATTTTTTGTGAGGATGAATTAGATCCAGCTATGCTCAATCAAATCGAAGATCGAACTGCTACATACGTTCCTAAGGAACATCTTCCAGAGTTAGGGGTAAGTGACTTGAAGCGTGATTATCTGAATGGATTACAAAGTCTTGGATTAGGTTTATTAGTTTCACAACAAATAGATTAG